The following proteins are co-located in the Apium graveolens cultivar Ventura chromosome 5, ASM990537v1, whole genome shotgun sequence genome:
- the LOC141662103 gene encoding putative F-box protein PP2-B12, with protein MELHKDISLVSTKFMSKNKHADSSLGDACNGTWDFKAVGDDDEVWDKFLPSDYYEILARALDSPGAVTKKHAFLLLSGSPVLLDHGKLSFMLNKGGGEKCYMLSARELSIAWIDTPYFWRWTSLPESRFSEVAELQCVCWLEIRGKIATRMLSNKTNYSAYLVFKAKTECFGLDYASESIVKFIGAREGEGEVGEVRAVHVVPPKVTHGRAGHNIGQADSQVTKENVRLPCKRRDGWMEIELGEFYNDHGNDNNAEVEAALVATKMQNWKGGLIIEGIEFRPKGMHI; from the exons ATGGAACTACACAAAGATATTAGCTTGGTTTCCACAAAATTCATGTCCAAAAACAAACATGCAGACTCGTCACTTGGGGATGCGTGTAATGGAACTTGGGATTTCAAGGCTGTTGGGGATGATGATGAAGTGTGGGACAAGTTTTTACCTTCGGATTATTATGAGATTCTTGCAAGAGCATTAGATTCTCCTGGTGCTGTCACTAAGAAGCATGCTTTTCTCCTCCTCTCTGGCTCTCCTGTTCTTTTGGATCATGGCAAATTG AGTTTTATGTTAAATAAGGGGGGAGGTGAGAAATGTTATATGCTAAGTGCCAGGGAGCTTTCAATTGCATGGATAGATACTCCATACTTTTGGAGGTGGACGAGTTTACCTGAATCCAG ATTTTCTGAGGTTGCTGAGCTTCAATGTGTGTGTTGGCTTGAAATTCGAGGCAAGATTGCTACCAGGATGCTGTCTAACAAAACTAATTATTCGGCATACCTGGTCTTCAAAGCTAAAACCGAATGCTTCGGTTTGGACTATGCATCGGAGTCTATTGTTAAATTTATAGGTGCGAGGGAAGGAGAAGGCGAGGTAGGCGAGGTACGTGCTGTTCATGTGGTACCCCCAAAAGTTACACATGGAAGAGCTGGACATAACATTGGACAAGCAGACAGTCAGGTGACAAAAGAAAATGTACGGCTTCCTTGCAAGAGACGGGATGGATGGATGGAGATCGAACTCGGAGAATTCTACAACGATCACGGCAATGATAACAATGCTGAAGTGGAAGCAGCACTTGTTGCGACCAAGATGCAAAACTGGAAGGGCGGTCTTATCATAGAGGGCATCGAGTTTCGACCTAAAGGAATGCACATTTGA